A single window of Cheilinus undulatus linkage group 12, ASM1832078v1, whole genome shotgun sequence DNA harbors:
- the timm10b gene encoding mitochondrial import inner membrane translocase subunit Tim10 B has product MDPDQQLRNLKDFLLVYNRMTEICFQRCTSNFNYRNLTMDEERCVDSCAGKLIRSNHRLMNTYVQLMPRMVQRRMEEMESKAAENAKAAEAAASASIGPPATEASLESQTLITSSPPPQAPPLTDVSPEPFGSVLTPVGSDVPAGFDAVMPASTAVTEVKISAAAPLTPASEAVNLSVLNEAGNGPSYTAGFSQLPVADAQIETGSSAPAFTPSKSTSSPVDVPVSTLAAPTVSTESIPLPVLEKAPEAPPPSGQQ; this is encoded by the exons ATGGATCCAGACCAACAACTGAGGAAT CTGAAGGATTTCCTTCTGGTTTACAATCGCATGACGGAAATCTGCTTTCAGCGATGCACGAGCAACTTCAACTACAGAAACCTTACCATGGATGAG GAGCGCTGTGTGGACAGCTGTGCAGGAAAGCTTATCCGCAGTAACCACCGCCTGATGAACACATATGTGCAGCTGATGCCTCGGATGGTGCAGCGGCggatggaggagatggagagcaaAGCTGCAGAAAATGCCAAGGCAGCTGAGGCTGCTGCTTCAGCATCCATTGGACCTCCTGCAACAGAGGCCTCACTGGAATCTCAAACACTGATCACCTCATCTCCACCTCCACAAGCACCTCCACTGACTGATGTCTCACCAGAACCCTTCGGCTCAGTCCTAACGCCAGTGGGATCAGATGTTCCAGCTGGCTTTGACGCCGTCATGCCTGCATCCACAGCAGTAACAGAAGTGAAAATATCAGCTGCTGCACCCCTCACACCTGCCTCTGAAGCTGTAAACCTGTCAGTGCTTAATGAAGCTGGAAATGGACCATCTTACACAGCAGGCTTTTCTCAGCTGCCCGTAGCTGATGCTCAAATTGAGACGGGGAGCTCAGCACCTGCGTTTACGCCCTCTAAATCCACGTCTTCACCAGTTGATGTGCCCGTGTCAACGTTAGCTGCTCCCACAGTATCCACAGAGAGTATCCCTCTGCCAGTCCTAGAGAAAGCACCAGAAGCCCCCCCACCTTCTGGACAGCAATGA